Proteins encoded within one genomic window of Flavobacterium gilvum:
- a CDS encoding LemA family protein codes for MKRFLPWIIVAVVIIGIYSWASGIYNNAVTLEQDVKESWGNVNTSYQRRNDLIPNLVNTVKGYAEHEKSTLTAVIEARAKATAITIDPKNVTPEQLAAFNSAQSGVSSSLSKLLVSVEQYPNLKADASFMKLQDELASTENQILTARTRFNEAVKPYNNNINTFPRNILAGIYGLKEKPYFEAVAGADKPAEVKF; via the coding sequence ATGAAAAGATTTTTGCCTTGGATTATAGTAGCAGTAGTAATCATTGGAATTTACAGCTGGGCTTCTGGAATTTATAATAACGCAGTGACACTTGAACAAGACGTGAAAGAAAGCTGGGGAAATGTTAACACTTCTTATCAAAGAAGAAATGATCTTATCCCAAATTTAGTAAACACCGTAAAAGGGTATGCTGAACATGAAAAAAGTACTTTAACAGCTGTAATCGAAGCTCGTGCCAAAGCTACTGCAATAACAATTGACCCAAAAAACGTCACTCCAGAACAACTAGCTGCATTCAATTCTGCACAATCAGGAGTTTCTTCTTCTTTATCAAAATTATTGGTTAGTGTTGAGCAATATCCAAACCTGAAAGCTGATGCAAGCTTTATGAAATTACAAGATGAACTAGCCAGTACCGAAAATCAAATTTTGACAGCTAGAACTCGTTTTAATGAAGCGGTCAAGCCTTATAACAATAATATTAACACTTTCCCAAGAAATATCTTGGCAGGAATATATGGCCTTAAAGAAAAGCCTTATTTCGAAGCAGTAGCTGGCGCAGACAAACCTGCTGAAGTAAAATTCTAA
- a CDS encoding MerR family transcriptional regulator, translated as MHIELSADKRYYSIGEVAKAFNVNASLIRFWDSEFDILKPKKNAKGNRMFTPEDVKNLQLIYHLVKERGFTLEGAKIHLKEGQKKTMDKYEIISKLEAIKLQLTNIKNEL; from the coding sequence ATGCACATAGAATTATCAGCAGATAAAAGATATTACAGCATAGGCGAAGTGGCCAAGGCGTTTAATGTTAATGCATCCCTGATTCGTTTTTGGGACAGCGAATTTGACATCCTGAAGCCAAAGAAAAACGCCAAAGGAAACCGAATGTTCACGCCCGAAGATGTAAAAAACCTTCAGCTTATCTATCATTTGGTCAAAGAAAGAGGATTTACTTTGGAAGGAGCCAAAATCCATTTGAAAGAAGGACAAAAGAAAACAATGGACAAATATGAAATCATCAGTAAACTAGAAGCCATAAAATTGCAATTGACCAATATTAAAAATGAGCTTTGA
- a CDS encoding M23 family metallopeptidase: MAKVKYYYDSANLAFRKIKTRKRKKFGYVVLFLLASALFGFLTFVVLLNTPYFDTPKDRVLERQVENLKLNYAILNKKMDQIDDVIEDLEDRDNNLYRVYFNTAAIPIDERKSGYSKKNRYAALQGYDNSTLVINTTERVDALSKELAIQSKSLDEIVKLAKAKSQLLSAIPAIQPVKNENLKRMASGFGYRTDPFTKAKKMHEGMDFTAKSGTPIYATGDGVVERADNTASGYGNHVVIRHGYGYETLYAHLSKYNCRPGKSVKRGDIIGYVGSTGRSEAPHLHYEVHKNGKVVNPLNFYYGNISAVEYVAISKIANQENQSLD, translated from the coding sequence ATGGCGAAAGTAAAATATTATTACGATTCAGCAAATCTAGCCTTTCGGAAAATTAAAACCAGAAAAAGAAAAAAATTTGGTTACGTCGTTCTGTTTTTATTGGCCTCGGCATTGTTTGGATTTTTGACTTTTGTCGTTTTACTGAACACTCCTTATTTTGATACACCAAAAGACCGCGTATTGGAAAGACAAGTGGAAAATTTAAAATTGAATTACGCCATTTTAAACAAAAAAATGGATCAAATAGATGATGTGATCGAAGATCTTGAAGATCGGGACAATAATTTATACCGTGTTTATTTTAACACTGCTGCCATTCCTATAGATGAACGTAAATCGGGTTACTCAAAAAAAAATCGTTACGCTGCTTTGCAGGGATATGACAATTCAACATTGGTAATCAATACTACTGAAAGAGTAGACGCTTTGAGCAAGGAACTAGCTATTCAATCCAAATCACTGGATGAAATTGTAAAACTCGCCAAAGCCAAAAGCCAACTTCTTTCGGCAATTCCAGCGATACAGCCTGTAAAAAATGAAAATTTGAAACGAATGGCCTCAGGTTTTGGTTACCGAACCGATCCTTTTACCAAAGCAAAAAAAATGCATGAAGGAATGGATTTTACGGCCAAATCGGGAACACCAATCTACGCCACCGGTGACGGAGTTGTAGAAAGAGCAGACAATACCGCTTCGGGATACGGGAATCACGTCGTTATCAGGCACGGTTACGGTTACGAAACGCTTTATGCTCATTTGAGTAAATACAATTGCCGACCCGGGAAATCAGTCAAAAGAGGCGATATCATTGGTTATGTAGGTAGCACAGGACGTTCAGAAGCGCCACATTTACATTATGAAGTACACAAAAACGGAAAAGTGGTTAATCCTCTCAATTTTTATTATGGCAATATTTCGGCAGTAGAATACGTTGCTATTTCTAAGATTGCGAACCAAGAGAATCAGTCTTTGGATTAA
- the alaS gene encoding alanine--tRNA ligase, protein MKSQDIRKQFLDFFESKGHLIVPSAPIVLKDDPTLMFNNSGMAQFKEYFLGLGTPKSNRIADTQKCLRVSGKHNDLEEVGIDTYHHTMFEMLGNWSFGDYFKKEAIHWAWELLTEVYKIPKNILYVSVFEGNAEENVPFDQEAWDIWKTLIDEDRIILGNKKDNFWEMGDQGPCGPCSEIHVDIRSAEEKALVSGKSLVNADHPHVVEIWNNVFMEFNRKADGSLEKLPAQHVDTGMGFERLCMVLQGVQSNYDTDVFTPLIREIETITGTKYTIKAKNEAEEKVNIAIRVIADHVRAVAFAIADGQLPSNTGAGYVIRRILRRAIRYGFTFLNTKEPFIYRLVETLSAQMSGSFPEIRSQKALCSNVIREEESSFLRTLDQGLVLLDAVIANQSGKIIDGKKAFELYDTYGFPIDLTALILSEKGLQLDEKGFQEQLQLQKERSRAASKVTAGDWNVLVEDDVQEFVGYDRLKHNVKITKYRRVDSVKDGEIYQLVFNATPFYGESGGQTGDKGYLEAQNGDIIYIIDTKKENNQTVHLAKSLPDNLTESFTAVVDEKQRAKTSANHSATHLLHQGLRKILGTHIEQKGSMVRNASLRFDFSHFSKVTDDELKEVEDFVNARIRESLPLIEKRAISKDQALEEGAIALFGEKYGDLVRMIKFGDSVELCGGTHVPNTSDIWHFKITSEGAVAAGIRRIEAITSEAAKEFFESQLLSFYEIKEVLKNATDPVKAIQAMQDENTSLKKQLEVLLKDKAKNMKGELAKELQEINGIQFLAKQVDLSPEGAKDLAYDLGTLGTNVFLVLATADGGKPMLSCYISKELVADKKLNAGQVVRELGKYIQGGGGGQPFFATAGGKNADGIAEALEKAVEFVK, encoded by the coding sequence ATGAAATCACAAGACATACGTAAACAATTTTTAGATTTTTTTGAAAGTAAAGGGCATTTAATTGTTCCATCGGCTCCGATTGTTCTTAAGGATGATCCAACCTTGATGTTTAACAACTCGGGAATGGCGCAGTTTAAAGAATATTTTCTTGGCCTTGGAACTCCAAAAAGCAACAGAATTGCCGATACGCAAAAATGTCTTCGTGTTTCTGGAAAGCATAATGACCTTGAGGAAGTGGGGATTGATACGTATCACCACACGATGTTTGAGATGCTGGGGAACTGGTCTTTTGGCGATTATTTCAAGAAAGAAGCCATTCACTGGGCGTGGGAATTGTTGACTGAAGTTTATAAAATCCCGAAAAATATTCTGTATGTTTCTGTTTTTGAGGGAAATGCTGAAGAAAATGTGCCTTTTGACCAGGAAGCTTGGGATATTTGGAAAACATTGATTGACGAAGACCGAATTATTCTTGGAAACAAAAAAGATAATTTCTGGGAAATGGGAGATCAAGGACCGTGTGGGCCGTGTTCTGAAATTCACGTTGATATTCGTTCTGCTGAAGAAAAAGCTTTGGTTTCTGGTAAATCTTTAGTCAATGCCGATCACCCGCACGTGGTGGAGATTTGGAACAATGTATTTATGGAATTCAACCGTAAAGCTGATGGTTCGCTAGAGAAATTGCCTGCGCAGCACGTGGATACAGGGATGGGATTTGAACGTCTTTGTATGGTTTTGCAAGGTGTTCAGTCGAATTATGATACCGATGTTTTTACTCCGCTAATCAGAGAAATTGAAACGATTACCGGAACTAAATATACAATTAAGGCCAAAAATGAGGCCGAGGAAAAAGTAAATATTGCGATTCGTGTAATTGCAGATCACGTTCGTGCGGTGGCTTTTGCCATTGCCGATGGTCAATTGCCATCAAATACGGGAGCTGGTTACGTAATTCGAAGAATTTTGCGTCGTGCGATTCGTTACGGTTTTACCTTTTTGAATACCAAAGAGCCTTTTATATACCGATTGGTAGAAACGTTGAGCGCACAAATGAGCGGTTCTTTCCCTGAAATTCGTTCACAAAAAGCGTTATGTTCGAATGTAATTCGTGAGGAAGAAAGTTCTTTCTTGAGAACTCTTGATCAGGGATTGGTGTTGCTCGATGCTGTGATTGCAAATCAATCAGGTAAAATAATCGATGGTAAAAAAGCATTTGAATTGTATGATACTTATGGTTTCCCTATTGATTTAACGGCTTTGATTCTGTCTGAAAAAGGATTGCAATTGGACGAAAAAGGTTTTCAGGAACAATTGCAGTTGCAAAAGGAACGTTCTCGCGCTGCTTCTAAAGTTACAGCCGGAGACTGGAATGTTTTGGTTGAAGATGATGTTCAGGAATTTGTGGGTTACGACCGATTGAAACACAATGTGAAAATCACCAAATACCGTAGAGTGGACAGTGTGAAAGACGGTGAAATTTACCAGTTGGTTTTTAATGCTACGCCTTTTTATGGAGAAAGTGGTGGACAAACTGGAGATAAAGGATATTTGGAAGCCCAAAACGGTGATATTATCTATATTATCGATACCAAAAAAGAAAACAACCAAACGGTACATCTTGCCAAATCACTTCCTGATAATTTAACTGAAAGTTTTACGGCTGTTGTTGATGAAAAACAAAGAGCAAAAACATCAGCAAATCACTCGGCAACGCATTTGTTGCACCAAGGATTGCGAAAAATATTGGGAACGCATATTGAGCAAAAAGGATCGATGGTTCGAAATGCTTCGTTGCGTTTTGACTTTTCTCATTTTTCTAAAGTAACGGATGATGAACTTAAAGAAGTTGAGGATTTCGTGAATGCAAGAATCCGCGAGAGTTTGCCTTTGATTGAGAAAAGAGCTATTTCTAAGGATCAAGCTTTGGAAGAAGGTGCAATTGCTTTGTTTGGTGAGAAATATGGTGATTTGGTTCGAATGATTAAATTCGGTGATTCGGTGGAATTGTGCGGAGGAACTCACGTTCCAAATACAAGTGATATCTGGCATTTCAAAATTACTTCGGAAGGGGCTGTTGCAGCCGGAATCCGTCGTATTGAAGCTATTACGAGTGAAGCGGCCAAAGAATTTTTTGAATCGCAATTGCTTTCGTTTTATGAAATTAAAGAAGTGTTGAAAAACGCAACGGATCCTGTAAAAGCTATTCAGGCGATGCAAGACGAAAATACTTCTCTTAAAAAACAATTGGAAGTTTTATTGAAAGATAAGGCTAAAAACATGAAAGGGGAGTTAGCAAAAGAATTACAGGAAATTAACGGAATTCAGTTCCTTGCCAAACAAGTTGATTTGAGTCCGGAAGGAGCCAAAGACTTAGCTTATGATTTGGGAACTTTGGGAACAAATGTATTCTTGGTATTGGCAACCGCCGATGGAGGAAAACCAATGTTGTCTTGTTATATCTCCAAAGAATTAGTTGCAGACAAAAAACTAAACGCGGGCCAAGTGGTGCGTGAATTAGGGAAATACATCCAAGGTGGAGGAGGAGGGCAGCCTTTCTTTGCTACCGCAGGAGGTAAAAATGCTGATGGAATTGCTGAGGCTTTGGAAAAGGCGGTTGAGTTTGTGAAGTAG
- a CDS encoding GxxExxY protein, translated as MTENEISRIIVDVSYKIHTKLGPGLLESVYEAILYYELTKRGLNIERQKPLPVIWDDVFLDIGFRTDLIIEDKVIVEIKSVEQIANVHPKQLLTYLKVTGMKLGLLINFNESLIKNGITRIVNNL; from the coding sequence ATGACTGAAAACGAGATTTCTAGGATTATTGTTGATGTTTCTTATAAAATTCATACTAAGCTAGGGCCTGGATTATTGGAGTCGGTTTATGAAGCAATCCTTTATTATGAATTGACTAAACGAGGCTTGAATATTGAAAGACAAAAGCCTTTACCAGTTATTTGGGATGATGTGTTTTTGGACATCGGTTTTAGAACTGATTTGATAATTGAAGATAAAGTGATTGTAGAAATAAAATCGGTTGAACAGATTGCAAATGTACATCCCAAACAACTTTTAACTTATCTAAAAGTAACGGGGATGAAATTAGGATTACTGATTAATTTCAATGAATCATTGATAAAAAATGGAATTACCAGAATCGTAAATAATCTTTAG
- a CDS encoding GSCFA domain-containing protein, whose product MNFRTKIAIPKNPNPINYNSKIVSLGSCFAENMGDKFQYFKFQSATNPFGIIFNPVSIEKIVDRVINYDLFTEEDIFFHNERWHCFEVHSDLSHSDKSKLFTNLNQILVETKKQLQEASHVIITYGTSWAYRNSDKDIIVANCHKVPQKQFTKELLSVATIEESIKKTVQLIQSINPKCNFIFTVSPVRHLKDGFVENQVSKAHLITSIFETTNNKQQTINYFPSYEIMMDELRDYRFYAEDMLHPNSVAIDYIWKRFREAAISETAYPTMDEVESIQKGLQHRPFNPNSESHQKFEAHLKEKIAKLAVQYSFMKF is encoded by the coding sequence ATGAATTTCAGAACCAAAATAGCTATTCCCAAAAATCCCAACCCCATAAACTACAACTCCAAAATAGTTTCGTTGGGTTCTTGTTTTGCGGAAAATATGGGTGATAAATTTCAGTATTTTAAATTTCAAAGCGCAACCAATCCATTCGGAATTATTTTCAATCCGGTTTCAATTGAGAAGATTGTAGATAGAGTGATTAATTATGATTTATTTACTGAAGAAGATATTTTTTTTCACAACGAGCGATGGCATTGTTTTGAAGTGCATTCGGATTTAAGTCATTCTGATAAATCGAAATTATTTACAAATCTGAATCAAATTTTGGTGGAAACCAAAAAACAATTACAGGAAGCCTCCCATGTTATTATCACGTATGGGACTTCTTGGGCGTATCGAAATAGCGATAAAGACATCATAGTCGCAAATTGCCATAAAGTGCCGCAAAAACAGTTTACCAAAGAATTGCTTTCTGTTGCGACCATTGAGGAAAGTATCAAAAAAACAGTACAGCTCATTCAATCGATAAATCCAAAATGTAATTTCATTTTTACTGTTTCGCCTGTGCGCCATCTCAAAGACGGTTTTGTCGAAAATCAGGTTAGTAAAGCGCATTTAATTACATCGATTTTCGAAACAACAAACAATAAACAACAAACGATAAACTATTTTCCGAGCTACGAAATCATGATGGATGAACTCCGTGATTATCGTTTTTATGCCGAAGATATGTTGCATCCAAATTCGGTTGCGATTGATTATATCTGGAAACGATTCAGGGAAGCCGCTATTTCAGAAACTGCTTATCCTACAATGGATGAAGTGGAAAGTATTCAAAAAGGATTGCAACACCGCCCTTTCAATCCTAATTCAGAAAGTCATCAAAAGTTTGAAGCTCATTTGAAGGAAAAAATAGCGAAATTAGCAGTTCAATATTCATTTATGAAATTTTAA
- a CDS encoding DUF4230 domain-containing protein, with the protein MIKRIIVGAVIVLAIVLAFKYCEFKKEDDSSLDYNTNLIQQQIVNVGKLVVTEGHFSEVVTYKNQQKYMMDMLSFEKKALVIVNADVSISYDLHQMKYEVDEANKTITIISIPKEEIKISPDIKFYDVEQSQMNPFTGDDYNKINKSVKANLAKKIEKSTLKSNAQNRLISELSKILILTNTMGWKLQYNGKEISNEKELQQDLKL; encoded by the coding sequence ATGATAAAGAGAATAATCGTTGGAGCCGTAATTGTTTTGGCAATTGTTTTGGCATTCAAATATTGTGAATTCAAAAAAGAAGATGATTCTTCATTAGATTATAATACCAATTTGATTCAACAACAAATAGTCAATGTTGGTAAATTGGTTGTTACAGAAGGGCATTTTTCAGAAGTGGTGACCTACAAAAACCAGCAAAAGTATATGATGGATATGCTTTCATTTGAGAAAAAAGCATTGGTAATTGTCAATGCTGATGTTAGTATTTCATATGATTTGCATCAAATGAAATATGAAGTAGACGAAGCCAATAAAACCATTACCATTATTAGTATTCCCAAAGAAGAAATAAAAATTAGCCCCGATATCAAGTTTTATGATGTCGAACAAAGTCAGATGAATCCGTTTACCGGGGATGATTATAACAAAATTAATAAATCGGTAAAAGCCAATTTAGCTAAGAAAATTGAGAAATCTACCTTGAAATCCAATGCCCAAAACCGCTTGATAAGTGAACTTTCCAAGATTCTGATTCTTACCAACACTATGGGTTGGAAACTGCAATACAATGGTAAAGAAATCTCAAACGAAAAAGAATTGCAACAGGATTTGAAGTTGTAA
- a CDS encoding aromatic amino acid hydroxylase — MSSKIKSNPLLDRLPKHLKQFIKPQDYSEYTPINQAVWRYVMRKNVDYLSKVAHSSYLEGLRKTGIEIDHIPSMYGMNRILSEIGWAAVAVDGFIPPNAFMEFQAYNVLVIASDIRQLEHIEYTPAPDIIHEGAGHAPIIANPEYAEYLRRFGEIGCKAISSHKDYEMYEAIRLLSILKEAEDTPQSEIQAAEKAVEDLQNNMGELSEMAQIRNLHWWTVEYGLIGTLENPKIYGAGLLSSIGESAWCMTDNVKKIPYDFSAATQSFDITKLQPQLYVTPDFAFLSLILEEFANTMALRTGGLSGLKKLIHSKALGTTELSTGLQISGVFTNVIEYEGKPIYFQTTGKTALSYREKELVGHGINSHPEGFGSPIGKLKGINLAIEDMSPRDLKAYNVYEGHTTTLEFEGDIKVVGEIITGKRNLHGEIILICFKNCTVTHRDTVLFQPEWGNYDMAVGKKLVSAFSGPADVNSFDLISHITSSKTIKAKHTAERDDLEVLYQTVRNIRESNDTTTSLEPIFEKLQNNHPNDWLLSVELAELLHTRNETNLLQQVLLHLENLKKQRPEIKKLISNGLELIFENEDMTH; from the coding sequence ATGAGCTCAAAAATAAAAAGTAATCCGTTATTGGATCGTTTGCCAAAGCATTTGAAACAATTTATCAAACCTCAGGATTACAGCGAATACACACCAATAAACCAAGCGGTTTGGCGGTATGTAATGCGCAAAAACGTCGATTATCTTTCAAAAGTAGCACACAGTTCGTACCTCGAAGGCTTGAGAAAAACCGGTATTGAGATAGACCACATTCCAAGTATGTACGGCATGAATCGAATATTGAGTGAAATTGGATGGGCAGCCGTTGCCGTTGATGGTTTTATTCCTCCAAATGCCTTTATGGAATTTCAGGCCTATAATGTTTTAGTCATCGCTTCCGATATTCGTCAACTGGAACATATTGAATACACTCCCGCTCCCGACATTATTCACGAAGGAGCCGGCCACGCTCCAATTATCGCCAATCCCGAATATGCGGAATACCTGCGCCGTTTTGGAGAAATAGGTTGTAAAGCCATTTCTTCGCATAAAGATTACGAAATGTACGAAGCTATTCGGTTACTTTCTATTTTGAAAGAAGCCGAAGACACACCACAATCCGAAATCCAAGCTGCCGAAAAAGCCGTGGAAGACCTGCAAAACAATATGGGCGAATTATCCGAAATGGCTCAAATAAGAAACCTACACTGGTGGACTGTAGAGTACGGCTTAATAGGCACATTGGAAAATCCAAAAATTTACGGTGCCGGATTATTGTCTTCCATCGGAGAAAGTGCTTGGTGCATGACTGATAATGTAAAGAAAATCCCTTATGATTTCTCGGCTGCAACCCAAAGTTTTGACATCACCAAATTACAACCGCAATTGTATGTCACTCCCGATTTTGCTTTTTTGAGTCTCATTCTGGAAGAGTTTGCCAATACCATGGCTTTACGCACAGGCGGATTATCTGGACTAAAAAAACTAATTCATTCCAAAGCATTGGGAACTACTGAATTGAGTACTGGTTTACAAATCTCAGGTGTTTTTACAAATGTAATCGAGTATGAGGGAAAACCAATTTACTTTCAAACTACAGGCAAAACAGCTTTGTCCTATCGTGAAAAAGAATTGGTTGGACACGGAATCAATAGCCATCCCGAAGGATTTGGCAGTCCAATCGGTAAACTAAAAGGCATCAATCTGGCAATCGAAGACATGAGTCCGCGTGATTTAAAAGCCTACAATGTTTATGAAGGTCATACCACCACATTGGAATTTGAAGGCGATATCAAAGTAGTTGGAGAAATCATTACTGGAAAACGAAATCTTCACGGAGAGATTATACTTATTTGCTTTAAGAACTGTACGGTGACACACAGAGACACTGTTTTGTTCCAACCCGAATGGGGCAATTATGATATGGCTGTGGGCAAAAAACTGGTTTCGGCTTTTTCCGGCCCTGCCGATGTAAACAGTTTTGATCTGATTTCGCATATAACTTCAAGCAAAACCATAAAAGCAAAACATACTGCCGAAAGAGACGATCTTGAAGTACTGTACCAAACCGTGAGAAACATTCGCGAATCGAATGACACAACGACTTCATTGGAACCTATTTTTGAAAAACTTCAAAATAATCATCCTAACGACTGGCTACTTTCTGTGGAATTGGCTGAACTTTTGCACACACGAAACGAAACAAATTTATTGCAACAAGTCCTTTTACATTTGGAAAACCTAAAAAAACAACGCCCCGAAATCAAAAAATTAATTTCGAATGGTTTGGAATTGATTTTTGAAAATGAAGATATGACACATTGA
- a CDS encoding group III truncated hemoglobin: protein MTHKDITNLEDIKLMVDTFYSNVRKDELIGSIFDEKIGDRWPEHLEKMYRFWQTILLEEHTYSGSPFPPHKQLPVEKKHFTRWMEIFGETINSLFEGPLAEEAKLRAKNMAEMFNYKIEYFRHEAKHPLL from the coding sequence ATGACACACAAAGACATAACAAACTTAGAAGATATCAAATTAATGGTAGACACATTCTACTCGAATGTGAGAAAAGACGAACTAATTGGTTCTATTTTTGATGAAAAAATAGGCGACCGCTGGCCAGAACATTTGGAGAAAATGTATCGTTTTTGGCAAACTATTCTGCTAGAAGAACATACGTATTCTGGAAGCCCTTTTCCTCCACACAAACAACTCCCTGTCGAGAAAAAACATTTTACTCGTTGGATGGAAATTTTTGGTGAAACAATAAATTCTCTTTTTGAAGGCCCTCTAGCCGAAGAAGCAAAACTGAGAGCCAAAAATATGGCCGAAATGTTTAATTACAAAATCGAATATTTCAGACACGAAGCGAAGCATCCGCTTTTGTAG
- the ilvA gene encoding threonine ammonia-lyase IlvA, with product MTLFTAIQQAQKQLQNVVPTTPLIENLNLSEEFGATVLLKREDLQVVRSYKIRGAYNKISSLTAAEKENGIVCASAGNHAQGVAFSCHLLKIIGKIYMPKTTPKQKVKQVQLFGKKYVEIVLTGDTFDDAYAKSVADATENSKTFIHPFDDLEVIAGQGTVGLEILDTYKQPIDYVFVPIGGGGLASGLSTVFKELSPTTKIIGVEPLGAPSMKTSITNHKNTALETIDKFVDGAAVKQVGDLTFEICQKNLDDIILVPEGKICTSILRLYNEEAMVVEPAGALTIAALDFYKEQIKGKTVVCIVSGSNNDIERTAEIKERSLLYEGLMHYFMIQFPQRPGALKEFVNDILGPDDDITYFQFAKKNSREVGSVVVGIELKNPNDIHAIKNNMDSKGFEYRYLNEKHDLFTQLIG from the coding sequence ATGACTTTATTTACAGCAATACAACAAGCACAAAAACAGTTACAAAATGTTGTCCCCACTACTCCACTGATTGAGAACCTAAACTTATCAGAGGAATTTGGCGCAACTGTTTTACTAAAACGTGAAGACCTGCAAGTCGTTCGATCCTACAAAATTAGAGGAGCCTATAACAAAATCAGTTCTTTGACAGCCGCCGAAAAAGAAAACGGAATTGTCTGTGCCAGTGCAGGAAATCATGCGCAAGGTGTTGCTTTTTCCTGTCATCTTTTGAAAATAATAGGCAAAATTTATATGCCAAAAACCACACCCAAGCAAAAAGTAAAACAAGTACAGTTGTTTGGAAAAAAATATGTCGAAATTGTTTTGACAGGCGATACTTTTGATGACGCTTACGCAAAATCCGTAGCAGACGCCACAGAAAACAGCAAGACATTTATCCATCCTTTTGATGATTTAGAAGTCATCGCAGGCCAAGGCACGGTTGGCTTAGAAATTTTGGATACCTACAAACAACCCATCGATTATGTCTTTGTTCCCATCGGTGGCGGCGGACTGGCCTCTGGACTTTCAACTGTATTCAAAGAACTCAGTCCTACCACCAAAATCATTGGTGTAGAACCTCTTGGCGCACCTTCGATGAAAACTTCGATTACCAATCATAAAAACACAGCATTAGAAACTATCGATAAGTTTGTGGATGGGGCTGCAGTCAAACAAGTAGGAGATCTGACATTTGAAATTTGCCAAAAAAACTTAGATGACATTATACTGGTTCCCGAAGGAAAAATATGTACCTCTATTTTGCGCTTGTACAATGAAGAAGCAATGGTGGTCGAACCTGCCGGAGCCTTGACTATTGCGGCGTTGGATTTTTACAAAGAACAAATAAAAGGAAAAACGGTTGTTTGTATTGTAAGTGGAAGCAACAACGACATCGAAAGAACTGCCGAAATCAAAGAACGTTCATTGCTATATGAAGGCTTAATGCATTATTTTATGATACAGTTTCCTCAACGTCCCGGTGCATTGAAGGAATTTGTAAACGACATCTTAGGCCCCGACGATGACATTACTTATTTTCAATTTGCCAAAAAAAATAGCCGCGAAGTAGGATCTGTAGTTGTTGGAATCGAACTAAAGAATCCGAATGACATTCACGCCATCAAAAACAATATGGATAGCAAAGGATTCGAATACCGATACCTAAACGAAAAGCATGACCTATTCACCCAATTAATAGGATAA
- a CDS encoding ACT domain-containing protein: protein MKQEFTITLFSEKEEGLISKTALILTRRKININSFSVIFCKTVNLYRFTITILETESTVQNIVHQMEKIIEVFKCYLQTKTELSTHQILLLKLSNSDKRKKEITSIIDAFPIFQENDYCVYISKTHNETILQLDTLINELELIDSF, encoded by the coding sequence ATGAAACAAGAATTTACAATAACACTTTTCAGTGAAAAGGAGGAAGGATTAATCAGCAAAACAGCTCTTATTTTGACCCGAAGAAAAATAAACATAAACAGCTTCTCGGTAATTTTTTGTAAAACAGTAAATTTATATCGTTTTACGATTACAATTCTTGAAACAGAATCGACAGTTCAAAACATAGTGCATCAAATGGAGAAAATCATCGAAGTTTTTAAATGTTATTTACAGACTAAAACAGAACTTTCAACTCATCAAATTCTACTTTTAAAACTTTCTAATTCTGATAAAAGAAAAAAAGAAATTACATCAATTATCGATGCTTTTCCAATTTTTCAAGAAAATGATTATTGCGTTTACATCAGCAAAACACACAACGAAACAATCTTACAATTAGACACACTAATAAACGAATTAGAACTAATAGATTCCTTTTAA